One Anopheles cruzii unplaced genomic scaffold, idAnoCruzAS_RS32_06 scaffold01392_ctg1, whole genome shotgun sequence genomic window, ACCGCCATGCAATCGTTCTGAAAGCTCCAAAGTTTACCAAACCGTTGCTCGAAATGTGGGTCCGATTTGTAGTGATCGATTTAAAGGCACACGCACCGCTGGTGCAGTATTACTACACGACAAAGGTAGAAATGGCGAACATGCGTGATTTTAAGTACACCGTGCGCACGCAAGACAATGATGAGTTCATTCTGGGTTATCAATGGCACGGCGGTAAGTATCATCTACGGGTACGCAACTCAACCGGTCCGCACCGGGACGAATTCAACAGGTACAGCAACGAAGTACAGCAAAGCCGATCGACAATGCACTACCGGGAGTGGGCCGAGCTTTGGAACAAAACGGTGACACTCATCAAGCAAGAGTACGTTCGCATCTACAAAAAAGGTTAAGGAATCCGTTGTGTTTGCCATGGATCTTTCGCAGTTCGGCATGCTGACGAATCAGGAAGGCGTGCTCGTCGCTGGTCACCAGATAACCAATGATGGATATAGTTGGCCTAAGAAACGAATCAGCGATGAAACCCAGCGTTTGTACAAAGTAGACAAGCAACTGTCTGCTGCATACAGGCTGgtgaagcagcacaagtaTGACAACTTCAAGATCGTTTCCAGTGCACACAATACGACGGTCTTCGATATGGGAACCACCAGCCCGAAAGAGATCCAACTCGTGCTACCGTACTACGCACAAGCACAACGTCCCGGAGGACGCTTGAAggtgtttttctttgataCCCAACAAACGGTCACTTTCGCAGTGAacgaaacgatgcatcgtgCCAGTAACCAGCTTGTCCTTATCACAACGGCACGAGAACTAGCGACCCGCGGTAGATCGTACATGCTCTTCCGTTCGGTTAAATACTTCATCACCGGTAACGTTACTGTGCTCGAAAAGCAAACGCTCACGTCGCCGAACGAGCGGCCACTGATAACAGAGTTCCAGTATAATGCGAAGGATCTGCAGCTGGCGGCgaatggatttattttccaaaaattGCAAATAGTGCCCGGTGGTAACAGgacccgtttcggttggtACGAACAGAGCATCGATCTAGCGACAGGTGACACCATACGGAAAGCGTTTGCTGCCGACGGTCGCGAAGTGATCGACACGAAGTTACGCGAGCAGCACACAAAAGAACAGCAGTCAGAAACGGAGGACAGCGGGTCGAAATTGCGCAACCACGATCGGACGATCATGGATAGGGGTTATCGCCTGCAGGTGCTAGACTTGGGGCCGTACAGACTGGCAGATGAAATGGTTTCGTACTACGGTTTCGAGCAGTACGAGAACAATCACTTTGGCTCGAAGACACGATGGATCTTTAACGAGTCCGTTGTACGCTTGGAGTCCGAGAATCGGTATCTGCGGCTGAcgggaaaaaatcaaaccctGACCGGCGTGTTTATGCCTGCGGAACCTAATACTACATTTGTCGTATCCTGCTGGATACGGGTGCCGGCAGCCTCTTTGGCATTGCAGGCAAATGAAACTCGCGGCGTCCTAACGGTAAACGTTAGGAGGTTCGCcgaaaatatggaaaacacTAATGTAATGACATCAAGTGCGGCACAGATTAAACATAGCATTGGGCGCTGGAACTACCTCGAAACAATCGTCGACGCATCACACTTCCCTCCGGCAACAAAACTCAACTTCCTCATAGCCGTTGCACCAACTGACACTCTGGTGGTTATCGAGGTCGATCATATCCGATTTTCTCCACTATCCCTGCCGTTGGCGATCAACATTTACAAACACATCACGGGCGAGGTACGGGCGGTGCTGAATGGGAACGGTCTCCTGCGGTGCTGTTTCTACAATCCacaaggaaaaaaatcgatcatGTTCTCGGAGCAAGGCGAAGTTCTGGAGTTTTCGATGGAGTCGAAGATTATGTACACCCGCCAGTCACGCCGCAGGCCATGCTCTGTGGAGATGAAACCGCGTTACGGCAGCCTGGATGATTTTCAAAGGGAACCATGGCACATGGCCGGTCCCGGCTGGACTGTGGAAAAGGGGTTTGTTTCTTacaccggaaccgaagaaTCTACCATATCGAAATCGTTCAAGAAATCGTACAAAACTGTAGGAATTCGTTTTCTGTACGAGTTAAAGAAACAAGAAGTGAGGCTGTCTTTCGATTGGCGTGGTAAAAGGCTCCCATTGTACTGTATCAACAATAAGCCGTTCAATTGCCCATTGCCTCCACTGCATGGAGAGATTCTAATTGTCTTTACTGAAACAAGGGCATCCATTTGGCTGGATGGTGTTTTGCTCCGTGAAACTGTTTTTACGAGCTCTGCCCCGAATGATCATATATTTCAACTACACACCAACGGCTCGTTTGCGATGGCTGAGTTTCTCGAGATGTACGAGCCACGCACCAAAATCACCTATCACACCTTTTCCGGCCATCCTGTGCAGCTAGTGGTGTACGAAGATGCTGATACGGTGCGTGTACGGGAGATCTGGTACGATCAAGTAGAACGACCAGTTATGCAAACGAAATGGACCAAAGTGCGGGTCGAACCCAATGTATCGCATTTCTTTGGCTTCTACGAAAACTTTATCGCCAATATGGACAATAAAACGGAGATAATAAGCGGAATTGTGGCAGACTTACATCCCGCATGCAAGGGGTTTCCGTACACGCGTACAATTTATGGAAATGATCCGACGGACAGCAAGCACCTGCAAGGCCTTCCCGGGAAAGAGTACGGAGTGGGTGGAAAGTATAAGAGGCGATACTCCAACAGGCCGCCGAGTGAGTGGTTAGACAACATTTTCCCGACAACAGACGGGTATTACCACAAGGTTGGCGAACATCCGGGAGGCGCACTTCGTCTAACCGTGGAGGACAGCCTAGGGAATAAGGTGGCCAAATACTCGAAGGTTGGCAACTTCGAGGATCGGTTAACTACCTACCGTTACAGCGCCGCAGCAAAGCTTCTTCAAGAACTGCCGCCATTGTATCATTCAACAGCCCGATCTTTGGCGGAACTCAGCACGCCATACTTTTCACGAAATTTTACAGATCACCAAAAGGCGCTGCAAA contains:
- the LOC128276508 gene encoding LOW QUALITY PROTEIN: uncharacterized protein LOC128276508 (The sequence of the model RefSeq protein was modified relative to this genomic sequence to represent the inferred CDS: deleted 1 base in 1 codon), producing the protein IPELVAQRTYTLWLHDQLDLSNMLQPLNPHSGTVELTLPLIEVRNPFGVNVRKIFQYKNIDYSNELGHGWSFPLDAIMVDRTTSAFSEDHVYSLVKDNQRIILTRLHGQTEQNDEIGFEIEGYDEMKIHYQQETNQWNVTIDQRTLIYSVINNYQMLNVCIMWPLCGTNSTKEVPHHTIWYLTTEYDHSGQGKARYDYEIVKNETDIRLSKITLQDDSTVEMVYDHGRVHKFSVKTAKYKQFVHIHYTADNRQLRAITQSDRPLFDFKYDRDNRLSKMVLPNGAVWIPNYIDLPIDPSALQKRFAINHEASIFYGPDYMVIVDANHVRGKLELHIRDPVGALHEPKMNQTISVIVEPNFKNHIVHAIECLVVVNVVYSTHKVVTVIQYSDQRWVQRQYYENNPLEGMVVTGNRFVLISDTKQLHVLSVNETGAYQDAIVRTKLPKNFVIHAFSHGYATYDGELRIFLLRDGGNWLEVPASINWDAFAAIDNFISSFDINEQLADSIRKSLVADMLGSYRHAIVLKAPKFTKPLLEMWVRFVVIDLKAHAPLVQYYYTTKVEMANMRDFKYTVRTQDNDEFILGYQWHGGKYHLRVRNSTGPHRDEFNRYSNEVQQSRSTMHYREWAELWNKTVTLIKQEYVRIYKKVKESVVFAMDLSQFGMLTNQEGVLVAGHQITNDGYSWPKKRISDETQRLYKVDKQLSAAYRLVKQHKYDNFKIVSSAHNTTVFDMGTTSPKEIQLVLPYYAQAQRPGGRLKVFFFDTQQTVTFAVNETMHRASNQLVLITTARELATRGRSYMLFRSVKYFITGNVTVLEKQTLTSPNERPLITEFQYNAKDLQLAANGFIFQKLQIVPGGNRTRFGWYEQSIDLATGDTIRKAFAADGREVIDTKLREQHTKEQQSETEDSGSKLRNHDRTIMDRGYRLQVLDLGPYRLADEMVSYYGFEQYENNHFGSKTRWIFNESVVRLESENRYLRLTGKNQTLTGVFMPAEPNTTFVVSCWIRVPAASLALQANETRGVLTVNVRRFAENMENTNVMTSSAAQIKHSIGRWNYLETIVDASHFPPATKLNFLIAVAPTDTLVVIEVDHIRFSPLSLPLAINIYKHITGEVRAVLNGNGLLRCCFYNPQGKKSIMFSEQGEVLEFSMESKIMYTRQSRRRPCSVEMKPRYGSLDDFQREPWHMAGPGWTVEKGFVSYTGTEESTISKSFKKSYKTVGIRFLYELKKQEVRLSFDWRGKRLPLYCINNKPFNCPLPPLHGEILIVFTETRASIWLDGVLLRETVFTSSAPNDHIFQLHTNGSFAMAEFLEMYEPRTKITYHTFSGHPVQLVVYEDADTVRVREIWYDQVERPVMQTKWTKVRVEPNVSHFFGFYENFIANMDNKTEIISGIVADLHPACKGFPYTRTIYGNDPTDSKHLQGLPGKEYGVGGKYKRRYSNRPPSEWLDNIFPTTDGYYHKVGEHPGGALRLTVEDSLGNKVAKYSKVGNFEDRLTTYRYSAAAKLLQELPPLYHSTARSLAELSTPYFSRNFTDHQKALQKLWEVKYDYDEQQRMIRKRTPDGGIFNYLYDRHGALRFTLHKDQNETLDRAIHFLYSSNGKVAREAVVNLTYDQCKQIAENGTVPESRNSIETLYGEQDKLPATRYRSQLATRYIDDDQMTEYLIFGERELLLKKLFIVNTINTTYSIDFEWENDMLRSVKYPVSFGQGSMKYIYDYNGHGEVTSIRMTANKDPVFEFTYNADGMLETTTMQPGTEHSFQRNFTYNEPGFLVQIDDKYLSETISYLETDSYGQDSYTPIYEGLISRTFFTAHWQQS